GATCGCCGACAGGAGGACGATCAGCCACAGCGCTTCGCGCATGATGTCGATAACCGTTTCCGGTGTCATGAGGATTCTCCTCCCGGCTATATGCCGTAACTGGACGCTAGGGTACCCATGATCAGGGCCCAGCCGTCGACCAGTACGAACAACATGATCTTGAACGGCAGCGAGATGATGATCGGCGACAGCATCATCATCCCCATGGCCATCAGCACGCTTGCCACCACCATGTCGATGATGAGGAACGGAATAAACAGGATGAAACCGATCTGGAATGCGGTCTTGAGCTCGCTGGTAACGAAGGCAGGCATCAGCACCCAGAAGGAAACCTCCTCAGGACTCGCCGCCTGCTCCCCGGAAATGCGCATGAACAGTCCCAGGTCGGACTCCCGGGTCTGCGCCAGCATGAATTCGCGGAAGGGCTGACTGGCCCGCTCCACAGCCTCCAACGGCGCGATTTCTTCGGCGATGTAGGGCTGTAATGCCTCTTGGTTTACCTCTTCCAGAACCGGACGCATGA
The window above is part of the Marinobacter nanhaiticus D15-8W genome. Proteins encoded here:
- the fliP gene encoding flagellar type III secretion system pore protein FliP (The bacterial flagellar biogenesis protein FliP forms a type III secretion system (T3SS)-type pore required for flagellar assembly.), producing MTQPFRLLPLLLRLVPLLLLTLPAQADIPGIPAVTVTPGDAEETQEYSVTLQILALMTALTFLPAMLMMMTSFTRIIIVFAILRQALGLQSTPSNQILLGLTLFLTIFIMRPVLEEVNQEALQPYIAEEIAPLEAVERASQPFREFMLAQTRESDLGLFMRISGEQAASPEEVSFWVLMPAFVTSELKTAFQIGFILFIPFLIIDMVVASVLMAMGMMMLSPIIISLPFKIMLFVLVDGWALIMGTLASSYGI